The sequence below is a genomic window from Acropora palmata chromosome 5, jaAcrPala1.3, whole genome shotgun sequence.
CAAGACacgtgagaaaaaaaaacaacaacaaagggATGAAGCTGACATACGGTTCGTGGCGTTAGGATAAGGAACTGAATCGTTGAttaggaaagggttaatggtGTGTTCTTTGTATGGGATTCCATTAAGTTCTGAATTTTTGTTGCGTTGTTCCTGgtattatatattataatgCTTTGAGTTACCCTGCCAAAAACGATCGGTAAAAGCTGATCATCCGCCGAATGTTTCGCATTTTCCACATGTTAATACTTCCTTGTTTACTGAACTTTCAACatcttttcttctgaaatgCGCATACGAAATAGTCAACATTCAATTCTCCTCACCCTGCCAAATTATATGATTTTAACACTGCATTGAACAAAATGGAACTAATTTGCTGCATCATGCAAATAAACTATTGGTCCCTCGCTGAGCTCGTGAGGAAAGCCTTGCTCTGAGAATATTATTGCAAGTGATTATTAATCTTATTTGATATAATAATCGATTCTGGTCGTGTGTTGATCTGACAAATGTTTGTTGATCGCATGAACAGAGTACTACCGCTCTGACTGAAAAGTAGGGACCCTTAAAGAGCCCTCTTATTTATATGTTCAACTTTTTAGCGACTAAAGCAAGCATTGAATTTGCTTTACAATAGAAACCATCATTACGGTTTGCTGGCGGActgccatcatgcaaaagTTTATAGAAGGGACTGTTGCAAAAGCTCGAGAGCCTGGGTTCGAAGTTGGATGACGGGTGTTCATAAAAGCAGGGAGAAggcccaacctcgttcccagggtctctcatcTTAACGCCTGGGGCGAGCGAGGAGAGACCCTGGTAGGGTCTGGTCACGTGTCTCCCAGAATCTGGGAGATGACAATTTATCCAATGAAGGGAGGGGCGGCTTAGTAAGAATTTTGTCTATACTGAGACTACGGGAGTGCGGAATGTGTTGTCACCAAAACAAACCAAGATCTAATTCCAAATCCTCcgagtttgttttcttcttcacgTTCAATATCGTTGCTTTAACATTTCCTTCCTGGAGCCTTCTGATCTGATCTTTGATCAGCGCATTTAGAGGGGACACAACAATTACTACGGAATGAGCTGCTGCTCCACGTTCATAGTTGATTTTGTAGAGGAATAAAGAAGGAAGAAGATGAAATATAATCGACTTTCCATATCCAGTAGGTAACACGGCGACAACATCACGGCCATGGTAAATTGCCTCGAGGCAGATAACTTGTTTAACTTTTAGATTAACGTTAGAATAAATATTATGCAAAATTGCAGCCTGAAGGCTACTGTAAAACATCGCGGGTAATGGCGGAGTCGCAGCGCGAAGCTATTAACCTCGCTTTGAATTCGACAAAGCTCAACGCGACAAATTCCTTGTTTAGAGAGGACCCCTCCCTAGTGTTTCCAGTTTTCTGGGAGACACGTGACCATACCCTACCAGGGTCTCTCCTCGCTCGCCCCAGGCGTTAAGAtcagagaccctgggaacgaggttgggagAAGGCCGTGTGTGTAATGAAGAAAATTCTAGCATGTAGTGAAGTCAATACTATGAGGCACAAGATAATTGTATCATGTCTACAGGCTGTTTCGTTACCTCTTTAAATCACATATCAAGCCTTGGTCGTGACGAGAAAATTATGTGGCAACTGAATGCTCTTAAATGGAATGCCTTCACACTCGGAGTGTAGCACTTAATGAGAGACGCGTGGCTATCATTGGCTGACAACAGACGAAAATTAACCGTGTTCAGTAATCGACAGCGACATCATTTTTCCGAATAGATAAGTAATTAAATTTATAATGGTTCCAAGCTCAATACAACAAGACAATACAGAGAGAGCTGAAAATTgacttaaggtggcttactacagttttataagggttcaagaggtgtataccatgaatgtgcaaatttaatttattttttgcatcaatattctgataacaaatgaaaacccctatatgagacaattgctccTTCAAATTAcggtttgggaagttaaaggggcacgaaacgagaagaccgtgcacgattagggggcctgggaacgaactggaaaagtgtattttacgggaaactgacccgtacgaccatacctaaaattttgtctgtttcaccgttaactaacaaagaacatccttgcaaagtaaaaaaaaaatctgcaaggcagtttttccataatttatgaaaaactcaaaaatcgactttttcataaattatgaaaaaactgccttgcagattttttttttactttgtaaggatgttctttgttagttaacagtgatacagacaaaattttaggtatggtcgtacgggtcagtttcccgtaaaacacacttttccagttcgttcccaggccccctaatcgtgcacggtcttctcgtttcgtgcccctttaacttcccaaatggtaatttgaagcagcaattgtctcatataggggtttttatttgttatcagaatattgatgcaaaaaataaattaaatttgcacatttatggtatacacctcttgaacccttataaaactgtagtaagccaccttaaagcTGATTGTGAACGATGACAAGCGAAGATGGAAGACTGCAAGAACAAGACAAGAGGGGAATAAATTATGAGGATGCTATGGAGAAGGCTTTCAGCGAAATCTTCCAGAATCTTAAGGAAATTGAGAAGAATGCAAAAGTGCAACGACAAAGAATAGATATGGCGAGGAGATGTAGCGCCCCAGCAACAATGCGCAGAGATACTGCAACTCTGGCTCAGTTTCAtcaaactaaagaaaaagtgACGTCAAAGGTTTCCGCACAGGTATCAACTAAACCAAGTCTGTCAAGAGAGCGATCAAGAACGCTTCCAACGCCACCGATGCCGTAAACCATTCAGCTACAGTGCAGGCATTTGTCGTGTCGCGGTTTGGAGGAGGAAGAAAACCGTCTGAGATGCCTTAGGTAAAAAACACTTAGTCAGCTCCAAGATGGTAGCCCAGCAGGACAGTTACCAGTCAGCGATGATAGTGACTGAACAGTGCAAATATTTGCGCTTGCAGGTGTGTAGCAAGTAGATTATTACAATTTTCGGGAGAGACATAGCAATCAAAATGGCGCATGTTATCTGCCTGCCGGCGTCGTTGGCTACTGTTTACCACAGAAGAATCTTTGAGTCAAATATTTCATGCTAACTGGCGTGACTGCTGTGATAAACACAAAAGAGAGAAAGTGAAAACAACTCGTAACATTCACTAATCCAACACTATGTACTATCTGACTAAAAAAGCCGATTTTACGGAGTTGTGTTCATTTTACAAGAAGACTTGCTTCAGTGACCAAAACATTTTCTCTTAAGTCATAAATTAAAGACGCATATTACTAAAAAAAACGCTAAATGTGGCGTGTTGGTTTTAGAGTAGGGTTTCTCTGACGAAATCTTGACGACGTAAGAGTCTAACAAACACTTGTTTACACCTTAAGTTTTACCTGTGAAAAGTTAACTAAATAAGTTAGCGATTTTGTTTCATCACTTTGTTTCTGTGCCTCAAGTATAATATCCATGTGAATGATAATAAGTATTCCATGGAATAACAATATCAACCAGCTGGTACTATTCTTGGCTCGAAAAAAGGTATTCACCGTTGATGTATCCACTGATAATCAAATATGTATTAAACTGTTCATTTATTAAGTGATACTTAAGTATGCTTTCACAATAGACATCGCATTGAGCAACAATAGCGTAGACATGCACCCAGTGAAACTCATTGCCTTGCCTAAAAGAATTCACCGGGATCAGACTAAAAAGAATAGTATATAGAAATAATAGTTAATTGATTAATGATCGACAGATGTGATGACAGATATGGAAATAAGTGTTAATTCATCTATGATCGACATCCTTGGCTTACAAGTTATGAGTCATTGACTTCTGGTCCATGGTTATGGTTCAACgtcattttgtttgtcacAAAACgcgagaaaaagaaacttcgaTTTGAAGAGCATTATGAAACCACTGATTTATCCCGTGTTACTTTCACACGCGCGCGTTGGTATGCGCTAAAtacctttcctttctttgctaAGCTCAGTTTAATTGTTCATTTCAATTCAACGTTACTTTGCATTTCTGTAATTAAACTTCTTAAGGTGTTTCAGACTCATGATTAACATTGGAAAAGCCGCTTGAGCGCTACAGTTACGATAGCATATTTGGATCCGCTTCCTTGCTGCAGTTTGCTGCAAATCGGGAAATATCTGTAAGTTTGTCTGTTTGGTTTTAACTTCCAGTTACTTTGTTTGTTATCTCGTCTCCCTTAGATTAatgctttttctttcatttggtTTCTAATGTTTTTAGTCAAACCGTCGTTCAAGCAAAAAATTGTGTACGAGTATTTTTCGTTTGCGTTTCTATCCGTGAGAAATCGACATCCTGCAGGGAAATACAAACTATTTGATTCAACCTTACTTATTTGAGTAAGTGTATTGTTGATTGTTGATGATTGCAAATTATTTAAAGATAAATAAGTTAATGATTAACAGTGATAACAATGACTGTTTATCACTAACCGCTGTTAAACACTcttcaaataattgtttttttttcagttatagAAACAAAGCAGATATCTGTCTTTGAATAAAGCTGTGCATAATATTTTCCTAATAGCAATGTTTGCCGAAGTTCAGTTTTCCCGTTTGGTTGAACACGGACAAAACTTTACTTATTGACTGAGCGGGAGGGCCGGacaggaaaatatttggcccgaGGTCATTGGCGTACGGACCGAGCGCCATGACCGTGTGCTAAATATTTTCGCGTCCGGCTCGACCTAACTCATTCAATAAGGATTTTATCATATGAACACCAtacttttcccttttttttgtttttgtttttttttttttcgggtaTAAAAATTTGCCATTGGAATGTTCACTTACGTCGCTCATTTTGACCGAAAAGTCAGGATTTATGTAGCAACAAAGATGTTTCAGGTCGCATTTCGCAAAGAGCCGTACGCGATCCTAGCAGGGCCGGACCGCTTTTTCCGGCCCTGCTCGTGCCATTgcgtacggccctcatacTGGGATTTTCTCAATGGTTTTGCGGTGAAAGCGCGAACGGAGACGTAAGGGTCATATGATAAACCTGCTTATCAATTAATTGTTCACAGTTCCGACTGAAGTATAGGCACGTTAGCTGAGGAGGGGTTTTTTCGATGTGAGATAATTTGGGAACTTAACCACGATACGTTAACACGGACGCCGAGGAGGAACTGGGTTGACACTGGCGTACGTGAggtgacttgcctttgttaaGTGTGTCACGTGACTTATATTTTGTAAAAGCAATAGACGGTATGTTATATTGGTTTACCGTCGTGATAAATCCGCTTGGTGTATTGGGAGAACACTCGAAAAACTTGTAAATCATGAGCAGGAGGCGAGTGATTATCAAGTCTCTGTTGAGCGTTCTCCCAACATCGCAAGTGAATTTGTTACGACGGTAAACCCAAAGAAAAGGcggtctattgcttaagtaATGCATAAATGTTAACCATATGGACCCAGAAAGGGAAAATCAGAGCATACTTAACTATGATCAGAGTCTTCAAGCGTAGAAAAAGTGCTTAGTTTTTCCTGAGAACTCGGCTCTTGCATTTAATGAAACTTCGATAGTTTGCGCAATAACAGGAGTTCGTTACTTTGAAAGTGACTTTATTAATTACGTTGCACAGTAGCATGAACAATTTTGTCAACCACAGCCTTTTTGTTGCATTTATTTCGGAAATAGAAACATTACTTCATTGATAAGTTACCAAGGTTTTGCGAGTTCAACAACTGCTACAATATTCGGCTAGCCATATTTAGAACATACCTAATTGCCTATTTTTAGAGCGACACGTAGAACTGCACGTCCAAGATACAGTAAGGTCACGTTGAGTTTCCTGCGGAAGCCCGACCAGTCAGCATGTagtcaaaacaaagcaaaagtcTTCGGTGCTTAGagttattgaaagaaaacgaatttttGGTTTCTTAGTGTCGAACAATGATCAACAAGTCTCAAAAAATGCTTTGTTAAGAGAAAAGCTTAGTAACGCATTTCAATGACCGTGCCTTAAAATCCCTTCTTAGCCAGATCTTAGCTGACTGAAGGGAGCAATCTTTCGTGACCACTTAAGCCCAAAATAACACTAAGTTAAACAAAGTGTGGGAGGTGTTCGTGAACAAGAATCGTGAATCTGTGCATGCAATTTCTTTCCTATCAAAAAAGTTTAGCGAATTCTCAGGTGGGAACTGTTATCGTTACCTTATTTCACAACATCACGGTTAAGTTTTTGCtactggtaaaaaaaaagagccaaTTAACTATAATTGAGTAGAGATaccattcattcattcattcatttttattttgccacCACAAATACAACAACAGTATCATAAACAAATTTGTAacacattaaaaataatatacaCTACTCTCactaaaattatttacaatatcAATTGTTTAAAGCGGCAATGACAGGGAAGTCTATATAAGCTTCTTCATCTTAGATCAGCGATGATAATTCATAATTACACTGAGCTCTCATTCGCAAAAAAAGCGGGTAGTAATTTAGTTAAAGTCACTCATTTACAAACAGTTTCAAATGCTCCATTCACTGTTTTAATTAACTTTCACTTTCCTACCTTTCACCCCAAATTATGTCAGAACCGTGACGTTCTACATCAACGTCTTTGAAGTCACTAGAAAGTTGTTTGCCATGCTCTTAACAACTCTTTATCGTTGTTTGTATATCAAACACGAGTTCCTTTACTGTTCAAGAAAACCTTGGACATTTTCCTTGCACTCTGGATTCGCAGCACGCTCTGCGAAACATTTGCTTTCCAAGCCTTCAAGTTCCGCTTCTCGTTACAATCTTTAGCTATGAGATGGCTTCTCCAAAGGCACCTTACCCTCGTGCGATGCATCATTTTTTCTCGTCTTCCTCTTCAGATGTTAGTTTCCATTTCATTGTCCGTGATAAACTTGGATCAGGAAACTGCAGCGTCAACAGTGCCTGATTTGTCTTGTGTTGCAGTGATCTCGTGATGAGCTCAATTTGGAAGGCATTGGTGTCGATAGTTGTCTTCTTAGTATTTCTTTAGGAGTTTTGAAGACAGGGCtggatttttctttcagtgtcCTAGCCGGGGCACTACCTCTTCTTCTTGAACAATCCacaatttctatttttctaGACAATTTTCTAtctctttcaatttctttgaggTTTTCAAAGATCTCACTCAAGGCCTCTTCCATAGCTCTTTCATAATCTTCGTGTTGCGTGAATCGGTTTTTTAGACTGATGCGTTCGTCAAACTTCATGGTGCAACTGCTTCGTGCTGGTGCTGACGGAAACTCCTGCCAATTAACTGCGGCGACGCTTCTCTTCTTTTATTTAACTAAGCGGGCGATAATCCGGGCATTAagatttcaaccaatcaacaCACTTCTTTGAACATGTTGTAATCAAGGAGGAACTGATTTTACGTGACACCAAGAAGCATAGAGTCTCGGACACGTGAGAACCGAGGCTTAATTAAAAAGCAGATTGAAAAGCTTCCAATGCCACTTGATCTGGGGTAACAACTTAAGACAATAATTTTCTATGATATAATGTGCGTGGATTGAGAAATCATTGCTGTCTAATTGATGCGTGAGACTTTTAAGACCCAAATGTCACTGCAGCTTCGGCTTAGACAATGCTGACAATATCGAgcaaaaatgcatttctttttcacaatACCTTGGCTTGTTAATGTCGTCCTTTTCTTTCCTCAACAAATGCTTAAAAACACGTCTTGGTCCTTCAGTGTGAAGCCCTTAACTCTCTATATTGAGACCCTCTTAAAACACAAAGCtgcttattttcactttctttgtATGTAACGTGACATGGTGACACGCCTTAACTGGAACACTGGACAAAACAATAAACGACTTCTTTTTAGCTGCATTTTGTCAAACAGAACAGGACGTCTTTTTGTCTAAGTAAGAAACGACAGAATAACCGCACTCCCTCCGCTCTCTCGCACGAAACCGTTGGCACAAATTCCACCCAAAACAACCGTCTTTTGCGTGGGTCGTAGGTTCAACGGCCCAGGTCACTCTGGGGTCATAAGATCACTGTGAAGTGAATGTGCCGCCAGTGTAACGACATCAGggtttgttttattaaaaaaaaatatgaaagatTTATAAAGCGCAAGAATACTTTCAGTTCAACAGGTTAACAAGAGCGATACAAATACGTAAGACAAACACTTATATAACACAGATACTTATATAACACAATTACTTATATAACACAAATACTTATATAACACAATACTCTGGTTCGCCaatttgaccaatcagagagaTTAATGATAGAGGCCACATGGCAAGTATATTGGAGCCGGCACAACAACCCTACTTACACATTGTAGCCTTGATTTAACATACAACAGGGGCAAGTTGATGCAATCTCTCGCGTGTGCTAATGCTAAAGCTACTCATCACTGAATCACCCTTTTGTGACTTTCATTCACCCCTGTAGAGGAACATTCAAATTACCACAAAAAGTGGAGATTGCAACGGACGAATAATCATGCGTGCAAaatctctctttttttcaagtCACGTTATAAgcaaagtgaaaacaaagaagttcTTTCACAAATTTGCTAATAGAATCCAATACACGTAATGAGGAAGAAAGCCAGGGCGgttatctgttttttttttcttttactcaaGTGTCGCACGAATCTTTAGCTATGGGATGGCTTCTCCAAGGGCACTTTACCCTCGTGCAATGCTGCATCATTTTTCTCGTCTTCCTCTTCAGAAAATGTCAGTTTCCATTGCGTTACCCGTGATAAACTTTGATCGGGAAACTGCTGCGTCAACATTTGTCTTCTGTTGCAGTGATCTCGTGATGAGCTCAGTTTGGAAGGCATTGATGTCGATAGTTGTCTTCTTAGTATCTCTTTAGGAGTTTTGAAGACAGGACTGGATTTTCGTTTCAGTGTCCTAGCTGGGGCACTACCTCACTACCTCTTCTTCTTGAACAATCCACACAAGGAGGAGCTGATTTTACGTGCCACCGAGAAGCATAGAGTCTAGGACGCGTGAGAACCGAGGCTCAATTAGTCGGCCAGCACATTGAAAAGTTTCCAATGCCACTTGATCTGGTAACAGCTTAAGGCATTAATTTTCTATGATATAATTGGTGTGGATTGAAGATACTTAAGACTTGTAAGACACAAACATTACTGCACCTGAGAGAATGCTGACAATATCGAGCAAAAATGCATATTTTTTTCGCAATGATACCTTGGCTtgttaggccccgtccacacgtatccggatatttttgaatccgcaactttttctttccggatacggctatcgtccacacgcatacggcgaattcgcaagcaaatccggaaatttttgaatccactctccagagtggaaatttttgaatccgataacatttcggatacgtgtggacagtcgaatccggatattttctgatacgatgacgtcacaaaattggcgcaagtgtttacctcgcaaatttaaatacggccgccgatcgaaggcaaagagcttctgtgctccttgagcttatttccagtcttttagcttgtatgcagcaaaatgtcgctctactaaatgctgaaataagttatgccagaaggcggcttgacatctgcaagctctttacgttatctaccggacaaaacggccagcagaaacaacttaaacgagTAGGAAAGCAATGCCGTCCTCGACGATTGTGGGTTAGACCTGGACGAACCAGTGCCCAgtgggacaattttgtcaatccttagtgaatccggagtgaatccgaatacgtgtggacgggcgaattcgatatgaatacgctgtgatcacataacgtgtggacgcggatattttcgtatccggaaagaaaaagttgcggattcaaaaatatccggatacgtgtggacggggccttgcCCTTTTCTCTCCGCAACAAATGCTTAAAAACACGTCTAGATCCTTCTGTGTGAAGCCTTTAACTCTGTATTGAGACCCTCTTAAAACACAAATCtgcttattttcactttcttttttgtatttgacATCGTGACACGTCTTTTGTAGCACGCGTAAAGAAACCAAACTGGACAAAAAAAGAGCGACTTCTTTTCAGCTACATATTGTCAAACATAATAGCACGtctttttgttggcaaaaattCGTGAGTCGTAGGTTCAACAGCACAGGTTACTCAGGGGTCGTAAGATCACTGTGAAGTGAATGTGCCGCCAGTGTAACGACATCAGAGTTAGTTTATTCAGAAAAATACTCTGGTGCGCCAATTGGGAAGATTGTAGGGGCCACAAGCATGGCAGGAATAATCTAGCCACCACAACAACCTTCCTTGCACTTTGTAGCCttatgataaaattaataataatagaccttttgaaagaaagagaaaaaaatgtagaaTAGGGGCAAGTTGATGCGATCTCTGGCGCATGCTAACGCAAAATGACCGTTTCGTGACTTTTATTTGCACCtgtgaatgaaaattcaaattaccaCAAAGTCGAGATTGCAACGGACGAATAAACATGCACGCAAAATCTCTCTTTTTTCAACTCACGTTTTAAGcaaactgaaaacaatgaaGTTCTTTCACAAATTTGATAATAGCATCCAATGAACGTTCTGAGGAAGAAAGCGAGAGCATTTATCTGTTTTCCGGCCAGACTAACactgggtctttaaataactgagtaaTGACATCTCTAactggttagactttctagtcttctcggataagtaCGATAAAcagtaggccccgtctcactGTCCTCCAACTCCAATGAGCTCAACGTTTTCAGTgagacgtaaaagaacccacacattATTCGCAAGGAGTAAGGCATGGAGTTTCCGGTCTTGTGGTCTGTTCTCTGCAATAAACCATTGGTTGTGGGGATAAAATTCTCGGAGATAGTAGCTACATAAAGCTACTCTTAAAAATCCGAGGGTAAACAAAGCTTAACCATAAATTAAACTTCGAAGCAATCAATGAGAGAAAACATGATTTTAAGTGGTCTAGCGCCTTACGGCAAGGTCAACCAAACATGGCTTGACTGATTTCTCCGTAACAACATTTTTCATAGAATGGAAAAATCCATTTTGCTTTAGGGGCAACTAAAACAGGCTGACGTAAGCAAAAGGGCAAAGCAATGTAGCCTGAGGGCAAAAAGATACCTTAAAATTCAAGTGTTTACTGCCGCCCAGTTGTGCGGGCATACGCGTGTTTGGCCCagcttatttgtttttgttttttttttctcttaaaaattTCTCACAGTCTAGCGACACGCTAGTCTCACTGCACAGAGAATCCACAGGACGGTTTTCAACGATGTGACATAACCGGACTGAGTGTCGTGTTATTTTGTCGACCACAATAAGTAATCGTATGTGACACACATACCATTCCTTCGGTGGACTGCTGTCCATTGGCCCGATTTTACAATCATGGCGGACGTTGATGCACGATATGGCAATGAGAAGATTTCAACCGAGCGAGTCGATTTTGTTCGTGAGGAATACAAgcgttataaaagaaaaaaacctccTCCAGACTTTAGTGAAGTCATTGACTTTCAAGATCCGGCTACATTTGGCGGGCGAGTTGAGGAACTGGATTTGAAGGATAGAGCACTTCGTTCGAAATTTGGTCTGAAGCGTTCGACTGAATGGCAAGCTTACAAACTCTCTTCTTGCCCGGGATTCATGTTCATAGTGAATCCATTTCTACCAGGAGCACAGCATTACTGGACTCTACGATGTATGATGGATTTCCCTCGTAAACCAAATGTTTGCAACTTAGACGCTCACGTGACTTTGGACCCAAGCAAGTCTGTATGGGAAGAAAGGTAATTGCATCCTTAGATCTCATTCTTCAATCTTTTTCAGCTTCCATTTGGGGGATccttcttgcaaaaaaatgcaTGGCATGGCAATAAATGGCAGAATATTCTGCAGTTTAGCTTGCAAGACATACACAGCCATTGCATTCATTTAAAAGACTGCAACACAATATAAATTTCACGTGCAGGACGGGTCATCATACTGTACTTACAAGTTTCAccattaataatattgaactAAATTCTAATACTGAAATTTCCTGTCATAGCACTGGTGAAAAATCTGATCTAATGGAGCGACTTCGCTGGGTTCACCTTGGATATCACTTTGATTACAATGTTGTTGATTACAAATCAGAGAAGTACTACGAATTTCCATCAGATCTTGCTGGTTTGACAAGACACATTGCCAATGCAATTGGCTACCCTGACTACTCCCCTGAGGCTGGTATTGTCAATTACTATCCCTTGGGTGGATCAATGGGGGGCCACACTGACCACTATGAATCTGATTTATCATGGCCACTGATCTCTTTAAGTTTTGGTCAATCAGCAATCTTTCTTATTGGAGGAGCAACAAGAGACATTAGACCATCAGGTAAGTCTTGTCATTATGAGTGAAAGAGAACCACAATATTAGGGCAAGAAAAGCTGTCTTTTTACCtctgttgcattttttttttcactcaatGTAC
It includes:
- the LOC141881225 gene encoding nucleic acid dioxygenase ALKBH1-like isoform X1, with amino-acid sequence MADVDARYGNEKISTERVDFVREEYKRYKRKKPPPDFSEVIDFQDPATFGGRVEELDLKDRALRSKFGLKRSTEWQAYKLSSCPGFMFIVNPFLPGAQHYWTLRCMMDFPRKPNVCNLDAHVTLDPSKSVWEESTGEKSDLMERLRWVHLGYHFDYNVVDYKSEKYYEFPSDLAGLTRHIANAIGYPDYSPEAGIVNYYPLGGSMGGHTDHYESDLSWPLISLSFGQSAIFLIGGATRDIRPSALYIRSGDLLIMSGESRTAFHAVPRIMKVGEENEAPPSLKWQKSLEALIRLYGLDASDMNEDVRNVCKEKKDNINHASLNTAKSDFECKQGSEIEDLPCKPTETCDCNKLEFFGNSFRKNYVNQEEWRKFEIYLSKTRININVRQVHEKGKTVESNCP